A single region of the Variovorax terrae genome encodes:
- a CDS encoding beta strand repeat-containing protein, translating into MWRFLSRAFRSPIGSPRAAGAPTWLAALLLLMLSLQAAAQVCAPPASLGTGPTSGVVNNYYQGSGNLSPGATSLTLGARDTSSLDANALVIGDLLLVIQMQDGSINSSNNSTYGDGSGSGAGSTSVGSAGLYEYVRVTGVAGTTISFTPALNNAYVQANATATTSQKRYQVIRVRQYSSLSAQGIVAPAWNGLTGGVVAVDVRDTLTLTGGTVEGQTNRAFFVAGKGFRGGAGVSLNSSGGAPTDFATASTLGYHGSKGEGIIGTPFYTSTKTNNWSFQATNAPPVLTIPAGPAAIEGYPGGSYAKGAPGNAGGGGSDGQTPTTTNQENAGGGGGGNYGPGGLGGRPWNDPLVDAGGRGGAGYAGTLDFNRVFMGGGGGAGGTNNATFDAGTYNNQGISCNLGNGNCSSGAAGGGVVIIRARAITGSGVIDARGAHGYNVANDSGGGGGGGGSVILETPSGGSATVDASGGDGGNAWANPPAANNNLGGRHGPGGAGGGGFVAYAPNTMAVSANVNGGAPGETMSGAVRENYGSVGYNGGLTTYQVPDVPGVPPAALCDPNLTLAKTDGVTLVTSPSVTTYTFTVANIGNGATSGTITVSDKLTTGLTVTPGVLTPTGPQAANWSCSAANATDIVCTSTTAINGGGTSVFALPVSVAAANGTSLVNRARVFGGGDPNKANPANAAAAVTAAIACTANNNPAGCALDTDTVQAPNLVLTKTDSTSVLARGGTTTYTLVVTNGGGTATTGTITVADLLPTGLTFAGTATVSNFVCTTSGQGITCNRTTALAAGASATITFRVTVDNNAPSAVTNLAQVGGGGDPSPNKSTRPTTATAALCPAPVSPADTSFDPNNGCAADTDEVRYVRLQLSKDDGQIFVNANSNTDYVFTVLNNGTMATVGTINFRDVSPGTLTFVTTGTFTPAGPNGADWSCTRVSTVNVSCTSSVSIPAGGASSFILTASVGNATVGSQQRNKARIGGGGDVTPGIVQSPAVADVNACTTDGNPVGCAIDLNTVQNAAEVRLTKSHANPQTKFPGQTVTFSLVVSNGGGTSATGTTTVADVLPTGLTYTSPASPFTQNGFTCTVTGQNILCNRTTALAAGASATITYTATVALTATTTLVNQAKVGGGGDPQNGTLPNAAAAALCSGQDVPNLGCAVDPVPLPVVATNVSKAVGSATVAAGSTTSFTLVFTNAGPSTLTGASFNDVMPANLQASNYSSTVTGGASTANFTVSASGIAGSVTIPVGGQVSVSVNVTATASGSYVNTVTLNMPAGTTNNGTSTATVSGVVTPVADLVVSKVASSANGTAGATISYTVTLVNLGPSAAQNVTLTDV; encoded by the coding sequence ATGTGGCGCTTCTTGAGCAGGGCATTTCGCTCGCCCATCGGATCGCCACGCGCAGCGGGGGCACCGACTTGGTTGGCGGCGCTGCTCCTGCTGATGTTGTCGCTGCAGGCTGCTGCGCAGGTCTGTGCGCCACCCGCCAGTCTAGGGACGGGGCCGACCAGTGGTGTCGTCAACAACTACTACCAAGGAAGCGGCAACCTTTCCCCGGGGGCGACGTCGCTGACGCTCGGAGCGCGTGATACCTCATCGCTTGATGCCAATGCGCTGGTGATTGGTGATTTGCTGCTGGTCATCCAAATGCAGGATGGCTCGATCAATTCATCCAACAACAGCACCTATGGCGATGGTTCCGGTAGCGGAGCGGGCAGTACCAGCGTCGGCTCAGCAGGCTTGTACGAGTACGTTCGTGTGACCGGGGTGGCAGGCACCACGATCTCGTTCACGCCGGCGCTGAACAACGCGTATGTCCAGGCCAATGCCACGGCCACGACCAGCCAGAAGCGCTACCAGGTCATCCGTGTCAGGCAGTACAGCAGCCTGTCTGCCCAGGGCATTGTTGCGCCGGCATGGAATGGCCTGACCGGGGGCGTGGTGGCGGTGGATGTGCGCGACACCTTGACACTGACAGGCGGCACCGTTGAGGGGCAGACAAATCGCGCTTTTTTTGTCGCGGGCAAGGGCTTTCGCGGTGGCGCCGGGGTCAGCCTGAACTCCAGTGGAGGAGCGCCGACAGACTTTGCCACAGCTTCCACTTTGGGCTATCACGGTTCCAAGGGGGAGGGCATTATTGGCACGCCTTTCTACACTTCGACGAAAACCAACAACTGGAGTTTTCAAGCTACAAATGCCCCGCCAGTCTTGACGATTCCCGCGGGACCGGCTGCGATTGAGGGATATCCGGGTGGCTCCTACGCGAAGGGCGCTCCTGGCAATGCTGGTGGTGGTGGCTCGGACGGGCAAACACCAACGACGACAAATCAGGAGAACGCCGGTGGTGGCGGTGGTGGCAACTATGGGCCAGGTGGTTTGGGCGGGCGGCCTTGGAATGATCCGCTGGTGGACGCCGGCGGCCGTGGCGGCGCCGGATATGCTGGAACTCTAGATTTCAATCGGGTTTTCATGGGCGGTGGCGGCGGTGCTGGAGGCACCAATAACGCAACGTTTGATGCAGGGACGTACAACAACCAAGGTATTTCCTGCAACCTGGGGAACGGCAACTGTTCTTCGGGCGCGGCGGGCGGCGGGGTCGTCATCATTCGTGCCCGGGCGATTACCGGCAGCGGCGTTATTGATGCGCGGGGCGCCCATGGCTACAACGTGGCGAACGATTCGGGCGGTGGCGGTGGCGGCGGCGGTTCTGTCATTCTGGAAACTCCTAGCGGAGGCAGTGCGACCGTCGATGCTTCGGGGGGCGATGGTGGCAATGCGTGGGCGAATCCGCCTGCAGCCAACAACAACTTGGGTGGTCGCCATGGCCCTGGTGGCGCGGGCGGTGGAGGTTTTGTGGCCTATGCGCCCAACACCATGGCGGTATCGGCCAACGTCAATGGAGGAGCACCGGGCGAGACCATGAGCGGTGCTGTGAGAGAAAACTATGGTTCAGTCGGTTACAACGGGGGACTGACCACCTACCAGGTTCCCGATGTGCCGGGCGTACCGCCAGCCGCGCTGTGTGATCCGAATCTCACTTTGGCCAAGACGGATGGTGTGACGCTGGTGACATCGCCCAGTGTGACAACCTACACTTTCACCGTGGCCAACATCGGCAATGGCGCCACCTCGGGCACCATCACCGTGTCCGACAAGTTGACAACAGGTTTGACGGTGACGCCGGGCGTTCTGACGCCGACCGGGCCACAGGCTGCCAACTGGAGCTGCAGTGCGGCCAATGCCACGGACATCGTCTGCACATCAACCACTGCCATCAATGGAGGTGGGACCAGCGTTTTTGCTCTTCCCGTGTCGGTGGCTGCAGCCAATGGCACTTCGCTGGTTAATCGAGCGCGGGTGTTCGGGGGGGGGGACCCCAACAAGGCAAATCCGGCGAATGCGGCAGCTGCGGTGACGGCGGCCATCGCGTGTACGGCCAACAACAATCCGGCCGGCTGCGCCTTGGATACCGATACGGTGCAGGCTCCCAACCTTGTGCTGACCAAGACGGACAGTACCAGCGTGCTTGCCCGGGGCGGGACAACAACTTATACCTTGGTGGTGACCAACGGTGGAGGCACGGCGACGACTGGCACCATCACGGTGGCCGATCTGTTGCCAACCGGGTTGACTTTTGCTGGAACCGCCACGGTCAGCAATTTTGTTTGTACGACTTCCGGGCAAGGCATCACCTGCAATCGGACGACAGCGTTGGCTGCTGGTGCATCGGCCACTATCACGTTCAGGGTGACTGTCGACAACAATGCGCCTTCGGCCGTAACCAATCTGGCTCAGGTGGGCGGGGGAGGAGATCCGAGTCCCAACAAGTCGACACGGCCCACCACGGCAACGGCGGCCTTGTGCCCCGCGCCGGTTTCTCCGGCGGATACTTCTTTTGACCCCAACAATGGTTGTGCCGCAGATACCGATGAGGTGCGCTATGTTCGTCTCCAGTTGAGTAAGGACGACGGGCAGATTTTTGTGAATGCCAACTCCAACACGGATTACGTATTCACCGTGCTTAACAACGGTACCATGGCGACGGTGGGGACCATCAACTTTCGCGATGTTTCTCCTGGCACCCTGACTTTCGTCACCACGGGAACCTTCACGCCAGCAGGTCCTAATGGCGCTGACTGGTCATGCACTCGCGTCTCCACGGTCAACGTCAGTTGTACTTCCAGCGTGTCTATTCCCGCAGGAGGTGCGTCGAGCTTCATACTGACTGCCAGCGTCGGTAATGCGACGGTAGGTAGCCAGCAGCGCAACAAGGCCCGGATTGGTGGGGGCGGGGATGTGACGCCGGGTATCGTGCAAAGTCCTGCAGTGGCGGATGTGAATGCCTGTACGACCGATGGCAATCCGGTGGGGTGCGCGATTGATCTCAACACGGTTCAGAACGCGGCCGAAGTCCGGCTTACCAAGTCGCACGCGAATCCGCAGACCAAATTCCCCGGGCAAACGGTGACTTTCTCATTGGTTGTGAGCAATGGTGGTGGGACCTCTGCCACAGGCACGACCACGGTGGCGGATGTGCTTCCGACGGGGTTGACCTACACCTCGCCGGCGTCGCCGTTCACCCAGAACGGGTTTACGTGCACGGTCACGGGCCAGAATATCTTGTGCAATCGAACGACCGCGCTGGCGGCCGGAGCCTCGGCAACGATCACCTATACGGCAACCGTCGCGCTGACGGCAACGACAACGTTGGTGAACCAGGCAAAGGTCGGTGGCGGAGGCGACCCCCAGAATGGGACACTGCCGAACGCCGCAGCCGCAGCGCTGTGCAGCGGCCAGGATGTTCCCAACCTCGGCTGCGCTGTCGATCCGGTTCCCTTGCCTGTGGTTGCAACCAATGTGAGCAAAGCAGTGGGAAGTGCAACGGTGGCTGCAGGGAGCACAACCAGTTTCACCTTGGTGTTCACGAATGCGGGCCCCAGTACCCTGACAGGAGCTAGCTTCAATGATGTGATGCCTGCCAATTTGCAAGCATCAAATTACAGCAGCACCGTGACGGGGGGCGCTAGTACGGCAAACTTCACAGTGAGCGCGAGCGGGATTGCGGGAAGCGTCACGATTCCAGTGGGCGGGCAAGTGTCCGTATCGGTGAACGTGACGGCCACAGCCAGTGGTAGTTATGTAAACACTGTGACGCTGAACATGCCGGCTGGAACCACGAATAACGGGACGAGCACGGCAACCGTAAGCGGTGTGGTGACGCCGGTCGCCGACCTGGTGGTGAGCAAGGTGGCGTCCAGCGCCAACGGCACGGCAGGCGCGACGATCAGCTACACGGTGACGCTGGTGAACCTGGGCCCGAGCGCGGCGCAGAACGTGACCCTGACCGACGTGA
- a CDS encoding CARDB domain-containing protein encodes MSASADLVVSKVASSANGTAGATISYTVTLVNLGPSAAQNVTLTDVMSAGLSLISASSTGGNGTATVGGASAAATATTLASGATLTLVVNATVTATTGNVTNTAAGTSTTPDSNPNNNTATVVTSVVAADMSTTFSGFPASAPVGSVVGGTVSFVNVSANTAVNPTVTLQLTPGLGAGKVTVTSVVLGVGTYNNATGVVTFANPVPSSLVAGGTISASVSYLQTSTVVTGTGTSKATNDTNPANNTATFSVSSTAVADIQVTLSVPSAATAGSTVTGTVTFANNGPSAASNVGGTVSVAGGTVTALTSGTVNNGVGSSVVTSSLGAGSSVSYTFTYVVPASGVVTSTAVVTSTTPDSNLANNTASGITAISSLADVSVTLVVPATSAPGSTVTATVTVLNLGPSAAANVTATLTLPGGSQTTVLTLSSLPAGSSTVTVVAYSIPASQTASSSLTWKANVDTTTPESTKANNTATASLTVATVNNASLSGRVWLDANSDKLYTPKVDLDLAGWHVELLLNGAVVGNAITGADGSYTIINQVPGSGYAVRFKNPAGQVIVSTPFNQTTTLASGNSSTGTTTSVIGSSTVVIGGSISNVTLYAGDNVKEQNLPIDPSGIVYDAVSRKPVAGAVVTLIGPDGNPVPGNQLLQGASSMTTDASGIYQFDLLPSAPNGSYKLGITPPDGYSATPAAQGGVAQPGGTYTPPTNVALVSIQPNATAPAANVTGGGAVGAVGTQYFLMFNLTVQGGSPSAGVIHNHIPLDPLASGAILVNKTGNKTVAEVGDSVQYTIRMRNTTSRPIAGVTLEDLLPAGFRYILETARLNNAVLANPAGGVGRALTFTIGTIPANTVYELTYFVRLGVGSQQGDGINRATAAFPGANAAPVRSNTALFKVTVQGGVFSNEGCIVGKVYMDCDGNFVQGNDGGSRELGIPGVRLVMLDGTYIVTDNEGKYSLCGVKPQTHVIKVDRTTLPKGARLVPSSNRNAGVGDSIFVDMKGGEMHRADFIEGSCSPEVMDQVKARRAQGGPSLPEHEKGMPLKLDNRSSPGLQILPAARQMGSTPVDTGVIRP; translated from the coding sequence GTGAGCGCCAGCGCCGACCTGGTGGTGAGCAAGGTGGCGTCCAGCGCCAACGGCACGGCAGGCGCGACGATCAGCTACACGGTGACGCTGGTGAACCTGGGCCCGAGCGCGGCGCAGAACGTGACCCTGACCGACGTGATGAGCGCGGGCCTGAGCCTGATCAGCGCCAGCAGCACGGGCGGCAACGGCACGGCGACGGTGGGCGGAGCCAGCGCGGCGGCCACGGCCACGACACTGGCCTCGGGCGCGACGCTGACCCTGGTGGTGAACGCGACGGTGACGGCGACGACGGGCAACGTGACGAACACGGCGGCGGGCACCAGCACGACGCCCGACAGCAACCCGAACAACAACACGGCGACGGTGGTCACCAGTGTCGTAGCCGCAGACATGTCCACGACCTTCTCGGGTTTCCCCGCGAGCGCACCGGTGGGCAGCGTGGTGGGCGGAACGGTGAGCTTCGTGAACGTGAGCGCGAACACGGCGGTGAATCCGACGGTGACCCTGCAGCTGACGCCTGGGCTGGGTGCGGGCAAGGTGACGGTGACCAGCGTGGTGCTGGGCGTGGGGACATACAACAATGCGACGGGGGTGGTGACGTTTGCTAACCCTGTACCGTCCAGCCTGGTGGCTGGGGGCACGATCAGCGCTTCGGTGAGCTACCTGCAAACCAGCACGGTGGTGACGGGCACGGGTACCAGCAAAGCGACCAACGACACCAATCCGGCGAACAACACGGCGACCTTCAGCGTGTCGAGCACGGCAGTGGCCGACATACAGGTGACCTTGAGCGTGCCGTCCGCCGCGACGGCGGGTAGCACGGTGACGGGCACCGTGACCTTTGCAAACAACGGACCGAGCGCGGCGAGCAATGTGGGTGGCACGGTGAGCGTGGCCGGAGGCACGGTAACGGCGCTGACCAGTGGTACGGTCAATAACGGGGTCGGCTCCAGTGTGGTCACCAGCAGCTTGGGTGCGGGCAGCAGCGTGAGCTACACCTTCACCTACGTGGTGCCGGCCAGCGGTGTGGTGACGAGCACGGCGGTGGTGACCAGCACCACGCCCGACAGCAACCTGGCGAACAACACCGCCAGCGGAATCACGGCGATCAGCAGCCTGGCGGATGTGAGCGTGACGCTGGTGGTCCCCGCCACATCGGCACCGGGCAGCACGGTCACAGCCACTGTTACCGTTCTCAACCTCGGACCGAGCGCCGCAGCGAATGTCACGGCCACCCTCACATTGCCGGGCGGCTCTCAAACCACTGTATTGACGTTGTCGAGCCTGCCCGCAGGCAGCTCCACCGTGACGGTGGTTGCTTACAGCATCCCCGCGTCGCAGACGGCCAGCTCTTCCCTGACCTGGAAGGCCAACGTCGACACGACGACGCCGGAATCGACGAAGGCCAACAACACGGCCACGGCATCGCTCACGGTGGCCACGGTCAACAATGCTTCCCTGTCGGGCCGCGTCTGGCTCGATGCCAACAGCGACAAGCTGTACACGCCCAAGGTCGATCTCGACTTGGCGGGCTGGCATGTCGAGCTGCTGCTCAACGGGGCGGTTGTCGGAAATGCAATCACGGGTGCCGACGGCTCGTACACGATCATCAACCAGGTCCCCGGCAGCGGCTATGCCGTGCGCTTCAAGAATCCGGCGGGCCAGGTCATCGTGTCCACGCCGTTCAACCAGACGACGACCCTGGCTTCGGGCAACTCTTCCACGGGAACGACCACATCGGTGATCGGCTCTTCGACGGTGGTGATTGGTGGCTCGATCAGCAACGTCACGCTGTACGCCGGGGACAACGTCAAGGAACAAAACCTGCCGATCGATCCGAGCGGCATCGTCTATGACGCCGTGTCGCGCAAACCGGTGGCCGGGGCCGTCGTGACGCTGATCGGCCCCGATGGGAACCCCGTGCCGGGCAACCAGCTGCTGCAGGGCGCTTCATCGATGACGACCGATGCGTCGGGTATCTACCAGTTCGATCTGCTGCCGTCAGCGCCCAACGGAAGCTACAAGCTCGGCATCACGCCGCCGGACGGCTACAGCGCCACGCCTGCCGCCCAAGGGGGGGTTGCCCAGCCGGGAGGCACTTACACGCCGCCCACCAATGTCGCGCTGGTGTCGATCCAGCCGAATGCCACAGCGCCTGCGGCCAATGTCACCGGGGGCGGTGCGGTCGGTGCGGTGGGAACGCAGTATTTCCTGATGTTCAACCTGACAGTTCAGGGGGGTAGCCCGTCGGCGGGCGTGATCCACAACCATATTCCGCTCGATCCACTGGCTTCCGGGGCCATCCTGGTGAACAAGACCGGCAACAAGACCGTGGCCGAAGTGGGCGACTCGGTGCAGTACACCATCCGCATGCGCAACACCACGAGCCGGCCCATCGCGGGTGTGACGCTGGAAGACCTGCTGCCCGCAGGCTTCCGCTACATCCTGGAAACGGCCCGCCTGAACAACGCCGTCCTGGCGAATCCGGCCGGAGGCGTGGGACGCGCATTGACCTTCACCATTGGCACGATCCCGGCCAACACGGTCTATGAGCTGACCTACTTCGTCCGCTTGGGCGTGGGTTCGCAGCAAGGCGATGGCATCAACCGCGCCACCGCCGCCTTCCCCGGGGCCAATGCCGCACCCGTCCGCTCGAACACGGCGCTGTTCAAGGTCACTGTCCAGGGCGGTGTGTTCAGCAACGAGGGCTGCATCGTCGGCAAGGTCTACATGGATTGCGACGGCAACTTCGTCCAGGGCAACGACGGCGGCTCGCGCGAGCTGGGCATCCCCGGCGTGCGCCTGGTCATGCTGGACGGCACCTACATCGTGACGGACAACGAAGGCAAGTACAGCCTGTGCGGCGTGAAGCCGCAGACGCATGTGATCAAGGTCGATCGCACGACCCTGCCTAAGGGCGCGCGCCTGGTGCCCTCCAGCAACCGCAACGCCGGCGTTGGCGACAGCATCTTCGTGGACATGAAGGGTGGCGAAATGCACCGGGCCGACTTCATCGAGGGTTCCTGCAGCCCCGAAGTGATGGACCAGGTGAAGGCGCGGCGCGCCCAAGGCGGCCCCTCGCTGCCCGAACATGAAAAAGGCATGCCCCTGAAACTTGACAATCGCTCTTCGCCAGGGTTGCAGATCCTGCCCGCGGCACGCCAGATGGGCAGCACCCCTGTGGACACGGGAGTGATCCGACCATGA
- a CDS encoding OmpA family protein, with product MNKLFSMTLVAALLLSGCSFPAARTEAPGPSAAATGLYPPPARITDSRILADRQTLDQVQQRLRKLNEAGVPQNNYPLAKAQCWLDTAKTQYHENDRTGYIEESLTESVKIIQALEADKNARAGYDTPLVARSTKLRDDLWAQLAGYKDKESTLACTARTVACAEVRLVRAGHAEQQTGWRQATVHVQMVEDALRRASAEAASCPQPASAAPAVRAAPAAAAAVAAAAQPAGGVTKETFIILADTLFRFDKSGRDEMLPGGLQRLALIADRLKAYKSIESIAIVGHSDRLGSDEYNDKLSQTRADTVKAQLESLGIKAASVKAKGVGKREPVTKDCSEKSSREEQIQCLQPDRRVTIEVSGVVR from the coding sequence ATGAACAAGCTGTTTTCAATGACTCTGGTGGCGGCGCTGCTCCTGTCCGGGTGTTCCTTTCCCGCCGCCCGCACGGAAGCCCCCGGGCCTTCGGCCGCGGCCACCGGCCTGTACCCGCCGCCGGCCCGCATCACCGATTCGCGCATCCTGGCCGACCGGCAGACGCTGGATCAGGTGCAGCAGCGCCTGCGCAAGCTCAACGAGGCCGGTGTGCCGCAGAACAACTACCCGCTGGCCAAGGCCCAGTGCTGGCTCGATACGGCCAAGACCCAGTACCACGAGAACGACCGCACGGGGTACATCGAGGAATCGCTGACCGAGTCGGTCAAGATCATCCAGGCCCTGGAGGCCGACAAGAACGCCCGGGCCGGCTACGACACGCCGCTGGTGGCGCGCAGCACGAAGCTGCGCGACGATCTGTGGGCCCAGCTCGCGGGCTACAAGGACAAGGAGTCCACGCTGGCCTGCACCGCGCGCACCGTCGCCTGCGCCGAAGTGCGCCTGGTTCGGGCCGGCCATGCCGAGCAGCAGACGGGCTGGCGCCAGGCCACGGTCCATGTGCAGATGGTGGAAGACGCCCTGCGGCGCGCCAGCGCCGAGGCGGCCAGCTGCCCGCAGCCCGCGTCCGCGGCCCCGGCGGTGCGTGCCGCGCCGGCTGCCGCCGCGGCTGTGGCCGCCGCAGCCCAGCCGGCAGGCGGCGTCACGAAGGAAACCTTCATCATTCTGGCCGACACCCTGTTCCGCTTCGACAAGTCGGGGCGTGACGAGATGCTGCCCGGCGGGCTGCAGCGCCTGGCCCTGATCGCGGATCGGCTCAAGGCCTACAAGTCCATCGAGTCGATCGCCATCGTGGGCCACAGCGACCGGCTGGGCAGCGACGAGTACAACGACAAGCTGTCCCAGACCCGCGCCGACACGGTCAAGGCCCAGCTCGAATCCCTGGGCATCAAGGCAGCCAGCGTGAAGGCCAAGGGCGTGGGCAAGCGCGAGCCGGTCACCAAGGACTGCAGCGAGAAGTCGTCGCGCGAAGAGCAGATCCAGTGCCTGCAGCCGGATCGCCGCGTCACGATCGAAGTCTCCGGCGTGGTTCGCTAG
- a CDS encoding glutathione S-transferase family protein, protein MDALTSLPARFTLYSGPLSMFGAKAQIAALEKGLEFNLVMVPFDWAQGYTPKHPEVLRINPKRQVPVLVHGDLEIFDSTQIFEYLEDLQPHPSLWPRDPQARARARLLEHRSDEVYFPHVVRLMGLQQNLQDEAALAAIAAATRYYAEMDLLLARSVYLAGADYGFADIAFYMAALFGERQSAPVTPATPHLLAWRERLTQRPAVRAVAGAMAAWLASVGRPVPAFLRGTF, encoded by the coding sequence ATGGATGCACTCACCTCCCTTCCGGCGCGCTTCACCCTCTACTCGGGGCCGCTCAGCATGTTCGGCGCCAAGGCGCAGATCGCCGCGCTGGAGAAGGGCCTCGAGTTCAACCTCGTCATGGTGCCGTTCGACTGGGCGCAGGGCTACACGCCCAAGCATCCCGAGGTGCTGCGCATCAACCCCAAGCGCCAGGTACCGGTGCTGGTGCATGGCGATCTCGAAATTTTCGATTCGACGCAGATCTTCGAATACCTGGAAGACCTGCAACCTCATCCCTCGTTGTGGCCGCGCGATCCGCAGGCCCGCGCCCGTGCGCGGTTGCTAGAGCATCGTTCGGACGAGGTGTATTTCCCGCACGTGGTGCGCCTGATGGGTTTGCAGCAGAACCTGCAGGACGAAGCGGCCTTGGCCGCCATTGCCGCGGCCACGCGCTATTACGCCGAGATGGACCTACTGCTTGCGCGCTCGGTTTACCTGGCCGGCGCCGACTACGGTTTTGCCGACATCGCGTTCTACATGGCCGCGCTGTTCGGCGAGCGCCAAAGCGCGCCTGTGACGCCGGCCACACCCCATCTGCTGGCCTGGCGCGAACGCCTGACGCAGCGGCCCGCAGTACGTGCCGTGGCGGGCGCCATGGCAGCCTGGCTCGCGAGCGTGGGGCGCCCGGTGCCGGCCTTTCTGCGCGGGACGTTCTGA
- a CDS encoding RidA family protein → MRTLLQPPGWAAPKGYANGIAARGTLVFVGGQIGWNAQQQFESDDFIAQTAQTLRNVAAVLREAGAGPEHMVRMTWYVTDRVEYNSRLPELGAAYREVMGRHFPAMTCVEVSALMEERAKVEIEVTAVLPD, encoded by the coding sequence ATGAGAACACTTTTGCAGCCACCCGGCTGGGCCGCGCCCAAGGGCTACGCCAATGGCATCGCCGCGCGCGGCACCCTGGTTTTTGTGGGCGGCCAGATCGGCTGGAATGCGCAGCAGCAATTCGAGTCCGACGACTTCATCGCCCAGACCGCGCAGACGCTGCGCAACGTGGCGGCCGTGCTGCGCGAGGCCGGCGCCGGCCCCGAGCACATGGTGCGCATGACCTGGTACGTCACCGACCGGGTGGAGTACAACAGCCGCCTGCCGGAGCTGGGCGCCGCCTACCGCGAGGTGATGGGTCGCCATTTCCCGGCCATGACCTGCGTGGAGGTCTCTGCGCTGATGGAAGAGCGCGCCAAGGTCGAGATCGAGGTGACGGCGGTGCTGCCGGACTGA
- a CDS encoding AMP-binding protein, with translation MSAQPDRFVHDRLPPREQWPQLRYDLPELQLPPHINAVEQLLDQAAHKGWAERPMLRSPKITLSYADARERVDRIARVLVEDLGLVPGNRVLLRGGNSIGMALAWLAVVKAGLVAVATMPLLRARELTDIIDKARPTVALCDGKLLEELQLAQRQSPVLQTIVPFNLMNEPGSLAMRAAQKEGGFTACPTAADDIAMMAFTSGTTGKPKAAVHTHRDVLAACEAWPRHVLRATPEDIVMGSPPLAFTFGLGGLLVFPMWAGASVYFPDIPYTPEAMVRLINEVGATTVYTAPTFYRQMAPFAKQAGTPTLRTCVSAGEGLPDATRQLWKEATGLEMLDGIGATEMFHIFISSAGSEVRRGAIGKVVPGYTAKVVDDEGREVPRGTIGKLAVVGPTGCKYLDDPRQANYVKDGWNYPGDAFLQDADGYFFYQARADDMIITAGYNVGGPEVEDALLKHPAVAECGVIGKPDEERGMIVKAFCVLKPGHTGDAALVKALQDHVKASIAPFKYPREIEFVASLPRTETGKLQRFRLRQL, from the coding sequence ATGTCCGCTCAGCCCGATCGCTTCGTCCACGACCGCCTGCCGCCGCGCGAGCAGTGGCCGCAGCTGCGCTACGACCTACCGGAGCTGCAACTCCCGCCGCACATTAACGCAGTGGAGCAACTGCTGGACCAGGCCGCGCACAAGGGCTGGGCCGAGCGGCCGATGCTGCGCTCGCCGAAGATCACGCTGAGCTACGCCGATGCGCGCGAGCGCGTGGACCGCATCGCCCGCGTGTTGGTGGAAGACCTGGGCCTGGTGCCCGGCAACCGCGTGCTGCTGCGCGGCGGCAACTCCATCGGCATGGCGCTGGCCTGGCTGGCGGTGGTGAAGGCCGGGCTGGTGGCCGTGGCCACCATGCCGCTGCTGCGCGCGCGCGAGCTGACCGACATCATCGACAAGGCCCGGCCCACGGTGGCGCTGTGCGACGGCAAGCTGCTCGAAGAGCTGCAACTGGCGCAGCGCCAGAGCCCGGTGCTGCAGACCATCGTGCCCTTCAACCTGATGAACGAGCCGGGCTCGCTGGCGATGCGGGCGGCGCAAAAGGAAGGCGGCTTCACCGCCTGCCCCACGGCGGCCGACGACATCGCGATGATGGCCTTCACCTCGGGCACCACCGGCAAGCCCAAAGCAGCCGTTCACACCCACCGCGACGTGCTGGCCGCCTGCGAGGCCTGGCCGCGCCACGTGCTGCGCGCCACGCCCGAGGACATCGTGATGGGCTCGCCGCCGCTGGCCTTCACCTTCGGGCTGGGCGGGCTGCTGGTGTTTCCGATGTGGGCCGGCGCCTCGGTCTACTTCCCCGACATTCCCTACACGCCCGAGGCCATGGTGCGGCTGATCAACGAGGTGGGGGCCACCACGGTCTACACCGCACCGACCTTCTACCGGCAGATGGCGCCGTTCGCCAAACAGGCAGGCACGCCAACGCTGCGCACCTGCGTGAGCGCCGGCGAAGGCCTGCCCGACGCCACACGCCAGCTCTGGAAGGAGGCCACCGGCCTCGAGATGCTGGACGGCATCGGCGCCACCGAGATGTTCCACATCTTCATCTCCTCCGCCGGCAGCGAGGTGCGGCGCGGCGCCATCGGCAAGGTGGTGCCCGGCTACACTGCGAAGGTGGTGGACGACGAGGGCCGCGAAGTGCCGCGCGGCACGATCGGCAAGCTCGCGGTGGTCGGGCCGACCGGCTGCAAGTACCTGGACGACCCGCGCCAGGCAAACTACGTGAAGGACGGCTGGAACTACCCCGGCGACGCCTTCCTGCAGGATGCCGACGGCTATTTCTTCTACCAGGCGCGCGCCGACGACATGATCATCACGGCCGGCTACAACGTGGGCGGCCCCGAGGTGGAGGACGCCCTCCTCAAGCACCCGGCCGTGGCCGAGTGCGGCGTGATCGGCAAGCCCGACGAGGAGCGCGGCATGATCGTCAAGGCGTTCTGCGTGCTCAAGCCGGGCCATACCGGCGACGCCGCCCTGGTCAAGGCACTGCAGGACCACGTGAAAGCGTCCATCGCCCCCTTCAAGTACCCGCGCGAGATCGAGTTCGTGGCCAGCCTGCCGCGCACCGAGACCGGCAAGCTGCAGCGTTTCCGGCTGCGCCAGCTTTGA